Proteins from one Bactrocera dorsalis isolate Fly_Bdor unplaced genomic scaffold, ASM2337382v1 BdCtg178, whole genome shotgun sequence genomic window:
- the LOC105226732 gene encoding succinate dehydrogenase [ubiquinone] cytochrome b small subunit, mitochondrial isoform X2 — protein MALSVMLRNAGKLNGLGKTALSLPMKTLTTKSTLSAESLKTLTKLNNAQCLSRTFSLSSPKMSAAKGNHTPLWTAERLISLSLLGVVPAAFIYPSQTLDALLAVSVVLHSHWGVEAIITDYARPQVVGPLLPKVAHGALILLSIATLGGLFYIIQNDVGIANSIKQIWKIKAAGSGSAVEEASSK, from the exons ATGGCTCTTTCAGTAATGCTGCGTAATGCCGGCAAATTGAATG GACTAGGTAAAACGGCCCTATCTTTGCCCATGAAAACTTTGACAACAAAGAGTACTCTTTCTGCAGAAAGTTTGAAGACTTTAACTAAACTGAATAATGCACAG TGCTTGTCAAGAACCTTCTCATTAAGCTCTCCTAAGATGTCTGCAGCTAAAGGTAATCACACACCTTTATGGACCGCTGAACGCCTGATATCTCTTTCCCTCCTGGGTGTTGTTCCTGCCGCTTTTATCTACCCTTCGCAAACGCTCGATGCTCTACTTGCAGTTTCTGTAGTCCTTCACTCGCactg GGGTGTGGAGGCCATAATCACAGATTATGCTCGCCCGCAAGTGGTTGGACCACTCTTACCAAAAGTCGCCCATGGTGCCTTGATATTACTGTCTATTGCAACCCTTGGTGGACTTTTCTATATCATACAAAATGACGTGGGAATTGCCAACTCCATTAAACAGATTTGGAAGATCAAGGCTGCTGGATCTGGTTCAGCTGTTGAGGAAGCCAGTTCTAAATAA
- the LOC105226734 gene encoding phosphatidylglycerophosphatase and protein-tyrosine phosphatase 1 isoform X2 yields the protein MFARVTFYPTLFYNVLMEKASLRNWYDRIDENVILGALPFRSEAKELIAKENVKAVVSMNEDYELSMFSNDSEKWKLHGISFLQLPTTDIFEAPDQDKLYEGVKFINKFLPLEKRIKTLNAASEPENNGTVYVHCKAGRTRSATLVGCYLMMKNGWSPEEAVDFMRARRPHILLHSKQWEALKLFHKKNVEST from the exons ATGTTTGCTCGCGTAACATTTTATCCAACATTGTTTTACAATGTATTGATGGAAAAGGCCTCCTTAAGGAATTGGTATGATCGCATTGATGAGAATGTAATTTTGGGTGCTTTACCCTTCCGTTCGGAGGCGAAAGAA TTGATCGCAAAGGAAAACGTGAAAGCAGTTGTTTCCATGAATGAAGACTACGAGTTGTCTATGTTTTCCAATGACTCAGAAAAATGGAAATTGCATGGGATCAGTTTTCTACAACTACCTACAACGGATATTTTTGAAGCACCAGATCAAGATAAACTTTATGAAGgcgtaaaatttataaacaaatttctacCTCTAGAGAAAcgtataaaaactttaaatgcggCATCTGAGCCTGAGAATAATGGGACTGTATATGTTCATTGTAAGGCTGGGCGCACGCGTAGCGCTACTCTTGTTGGATGTTACCTAATGATG aaaaatggCTGGTCACCGGAAGAAGCAGTGGACTTCATGCGCGCTCGCCGACCTCATATTTTACTGCATTCTAAGCAATGGGAAGCTCTCAAGTTATTCCACAAGAAAAATGTCGAGAGTACGTGA
- the LOC105226734 gene encoding phosphatidylglycerophosphatase and protein-tyrosine phosphatase 1 isoform X1 produces the protein MISAMFARVTFYPTLFYNVLMEKASLRNWYDRIDENVILGALPFRSEAKELIAKENVKAVVSMNEDYELSMFSNDSEKWKLHGISFLQLPTTDIFEAPDQDKLYEGVKFINKFLPLEKRIKTLNAASEPENNGTVYVHCKAGRTRSATLVGCYLMMKNGWSPEEAVDFMRARRPHILLHSKQWEALKLFHKKNVEST, from the exons ATGATT TCTGCTATGTTTGCTCGCGTAACATTTTATCCAACATTGTTTTACAATGTATTGATGGAAAAGGCCTCCTTAAGGAATTGGTATGATCGCATTGATGAGAATGTAATTTTGGGTGCTTTACCCTTCCGTTCGGAGGCGAAAGAA TTGATCGCAAAGGAAAACGTGAAAGCAGTTGTTTCCATGAATGAAGACTACGAGTTGTCTATGTTTTCCAATGACTCAGAAAAATGGAAATTGCATGGGATCAGTTTTCTACAACTACCTACAACGGATATTTTTGAAGCACCAGATCAAGATAAACTTTATGAAGgcgtaaaatttataaacaaatttctacCTCTAGAGAAAcgtataaaaactttaaatgcggCATCTGAGCCTGAGAATAATGGGACTGTATATGTTCATTGTAAGGCTGGGCGCACGCGTAGCGCTACTCTTGTTGGATGTTACCTAATGATG aaaaatggCTGGTCACCGGAAGAAGCAGTGGACTTCATGCGCGCTCGCCGACCTCATATTTTACTGCATTCTAAGCAATGGGAAGCTCTCAAGTTATTCCACAAGAAAAATGTCGAGAGTACGTGA
- the LOC105226732 gene encoding succinate dehydrogenase [ubiquinone] cytochrome b small subunit, mitochondrial isoform X1 translates to MALSVMLRNAGKLNVVGLGKTALSLPMKTLTTKSTLSAESLKTLTKLNNAQCLSRTFSLSSPKMSAAKGNHTPLWTAERLISLSLLGVVPAAFIYPSQTLDALLAVSVVLHSHWGVEAIITDYARPQVVGPLLPKVAHGALILLSIATLGGLFYIIQNDVGIANSIKQIWKIKAAGSGSAVEEASSK, encoded by the exons ATGGCTCTTTCAGTAATGCTGCGTAATGCCGGCAAATTGAATG TTGTAGGACTAGGTAAAACGGCCCTATCTTTGCCCATGAAAACTTTGACAACAAAGAGTACTCTTTCTGCAGAAAGTTTGAAGACTTTAACTAAACTGAATAATGCACAG TGCTTGTCAAGAACCTTCTCATTAAGCTCTCCTAAGATGTCTGCAGCTAAAGGTAATCACACACCTTTATGGACCGCTGAACGCCTGATATCTCTTTCCCTCCTGGGTGTTGTTCCTGCCGCTTTTATCTACCCTTCGCAAACGCTCGATGCTCTACTTGCAGTTTCTGTAGTCCTTCACTCGCactg GGGTGTGGAGGCCATAATCACAGATTATGCTCGCCCGCAAGTGGTTGGACCACTCTTACCAAAAGTCGCCCATGGTGCCTTGATATTACTGTCTATTGCAACCCTTGGTGGACTTTTCTATATCATACAAAATGACGTGGGAATTGCCAACTCCATTAAACAGATTTGGAAGATCAAGGCTGCTGGATCTGGTTCAGCTGTTGAGGAAGCCAGTTCTAAATAA
- the LOC105226735 gene encoding 26S proteasome regulatory subunit 6A-B yields the protein MATTLEDKSIWDDGEETLGEEVLRMSTDEIVSRTRLMDNEIKIMKSEVMRITHEIQAQNEKIKDNTEKIKVNKTLPYLVSNVIELLDVDPQEEEDDGAVLVLDNQRKGKCAVIKTSTRQAYFLPVIGLVDAEKLKPGDLVGVNKDSYLILETLPAEYDARVKAMEVDERPTEQYSDIGGLDKQIQELIEAVVLPMTHKDKFKTLGIHPPKGVLLYGPPGTGKTLLARACAAQTKSTFLKLAGPQLVQMFIGDGAKLVRDAFALAKEKAPAIIFIDELDAIGTKRFDSEKAGDREVQRTMLELLNQLDGFSSTADIKVIAATNRVDILDPALLRSGRLDRKIEFPHPNEEARARIMQIHSRKMNVSNDVNFEELSRSTDDFNGAQCKAVCVEAGMIALRRNATCVTHEDFMDAIMEVQAKKKANLNYYA from the exons atgGCGACTACTCTTGAAGATAAATCCATTTGGGATGATGGTGAGGAAACTTTGGGAGAGGAGGTACTACGTATGTCCACCGACGAAATAGTCAGCAGGACGCGTCTAATGGATAATGAAATCAAGATCATGAAGAGTGAGGTTATGCGTATTACTCACGAAATTCAAGCccaaaacgaaaaaatcaaagATAATACGGAAAAGATTAAG GTTAACAAAACTTTGCCGTACTTGGTATCAAACGTCATTGAACTGCTGGACGTGGATCCTCAAGAAGAAGAGGATGATGGCGCTGTTTTGGTATTGGACAATCAACGGAAAGGCAAATGCGCCGTTATCAAAACTTCCACCCGTCAGGCTTACTTTTTGCCAGTTATCGGTTTGGTGGACGCAGAAAAATTGAAGCCCGGTGATTTGGTAGGAGTCAACAAAGATTCATATCTAATCTTAGAAACATTGCCTGCGGAATATGATGCGCGAGTAAAGGCTATGGAAGTCGATGAGAGACCAACTGAACAATATTCAGATATTGGTGGTTTGGACAAACAAATACAAGAACTGATTGAAGCTGTAGTATTACCAATGACTCACAAAGATAAATTCAAAACTCTTGGTATCCATCCACCCAAAGGAGTACTTCTATATGGACCTCCCGGCACTGGCAAAACATTATTAGCGCGTGCATGTGCTGCACAAACAAAGTCTACATTTTTGAAGTTGGCTGGTCCTCAGTTGGTGCAGATGTTTATCGGTGACGGCGCTAAATTAGTGCGAGATGCTTTTGCTTTAGCCAAAGAGAAAGCTCCAGCAATTATATTCATCGATGAATTGGACGCAATTGGTACAAAACGTTTTGATTCCGAGAAGGCTGGTGATCGTGAAGTGCAGCGTACCATGTTAGAATTGTTGAACCAGCTAGATGGTTTTAGCTCAACTGCCGATATTAAAGTTATTGCAGCTACAAATCGTGTTGACATTCTGGATCCAGCTCTATTACGTTCAGGACGTCTGGATCGCAAAATCGAATTTCCACATCCCAACGAGGAGGCGCGTGCCAGAATTATGCAAATACACTCACGTAAAATGAATGTTAGCAATGATGTTAACTTTGAGGAGTTATCACGTTCCACCGATGACTTCAACGGTGCGCAATGTAAAGCCGTATGTGTAGAAGCTGGTATGATAGCGTTACGCCGTAATGCCACTTGCGTCACACATGAAGATTTCATGGACGCTATTATGGAAGTGCAAGCAAAGAAGAAAGCCAACCTGAATTATTATGCTTGA
- the LOC105226736 gene encoding protein sel-1 homolog 1, giving the protein MKVRFKSFIALLLLPLLILSIVTAELQGPLSTHNANPQDALQPETTSQPEKAPEKGANSAESTETNTVSNERKSAKYVTENESPTDAPVTQTPGNTVVSLLAFDTEVGPRFKIWQQALLEQQLNEKLVRQKLEDQIAAIEEMRKKPVAEPTPREIEAQTLYEKGMDIIAKQRSDKDLGHIFIMRAAEMNHLKARAEMAWSHLLGRNGKLNFELAAAEFDELAKEGLPEANMGLAFLYSVGVGGKNVSQPLTLIHLTLAALGEHTFAQMALGYRYLYGINVPTNCERALMYYKKVAKKVASKITFSNGPVVHRVRLLDESENPGSQETEIVDYYQLLADKGDVQSQVGLGQLYYQGGKAIQQDHQKALEYFTKAANTGNAIGYAFLGKLYLEGSEFIKADNETAFKYFKKAAELGDPVGQSGLGLMYLKGLGVPKDPLKALNYFTQAADQGWVDGQLQLGNMYFTGNGVKTDYKLALKYFNLASQSGHVLAYYNLGIMHTYGIGMLRSCPAAVEFFKNVAERGRWSTNMMLAYNDYKSYFTDKAYMQYALLAELGYEVAQSNAAFLLDRGDVSIFHDRHEELIRAFYYWKRAAGQGYSAAQVKLGDYYYYGWGTNIDFETAASLYRKASEQQYNAQAMFNLGYMHEQGLGMKKDWHLAKRLYDLAAETNADAKVPVAIALLKLQMLAKVEAIKQSPYKFIFYMDENIAANWDLYMITILTLLLGFIMYTRRPYQDQQPADQHQQEQVNPEAEQQQPQQQQQQPE; this is encoded by the exons ATGAAAGTTCGATTCAAGTCATTTATTGCGTTGCTTTTACTGCCACTACTTATTCTCAGTATAGTAACAGCTGAGTTGCAGGGACCTCTTTCTACACATAATGCAAATCCGCAGGATGCACTTCAACCAGAAACAACTTCGCAACCAGAAAAAGCGCCTGAAAAAGGTGCGAATTCAGCAGAATCCACAGAAACCAACACTGTTAGCAATGAGAGGAAATCGGCCAAATACGTAACTGAAAATGAGTCACCCACAGATGCTCCAGTTACCCAGACACCAGGCAACACAGTTGTTTCGCTGTTAGCCTTCGATACTGAAGTCGGACCACGCTTCAAAATTTGGCAACAAGCCTTACTCGAACAGCAGCTGAACGAAAAACTCGTTCGGCAGAAGTTGGAAGATCAAATAGCCGCTATTGAAGAAATGCGTAAAAAACCAGTTGCGGAACCTACCCCTCGAGAGATCGAAG ctcAAACCCTCTACGAAAAAGGTATGGATATAATCGCGAAACAACGTAGCGATAAAGACTTAGGACACATATTTATAATGCGTGCTGCTGAAATGAACCACTTAAAAGCTCGTGCAGAGATGGCTTGGTCACATCTACTGGGACGTAATGGCAAGCTTAATTTTGAATTAGCGGCAGCAGAGTTTGACGAATTAGCAAAAGAGGGATTGCCAGAAGCGAATatg GGTCTTGCATTCCTATACTctgttggtgttggtggtaaaAACGTCAGTCAACCACTGACGTTGATTCATTTGACATTAGCAGCTCTGGGCGAACATACATTTGCACAGATGGCCCTTGGATATCGATATTTGTACGGAATAAATGTGCCAACTAATTGCGAGAGGGCGCTAATGTATTACAAGAAAGTAGCCAAAAAAGTTGCCTCCAAGATTACATTCTCGAACGGACCAGTTGTCCATCGTGTACGCTTACTAGATGAGTCGGAAAATCCTGGCAGTCAAGAAACTGAAATCGTTGACTACTATCAGTTGTTAGCAGACAAGGGTGATGTTCAGTCTCAAGTGGGCCTTGGACAGCTCTACTACCAAGGAGGAAAAGCAATACAGCAAGATCACCAAAAAGCACTGGAATATTTTACTAAAGCTGCAAACACAGGCAATGCAATAGGCTACGCCTTCTTAGGCAAGCTTTATTTAGAGGGTAGTGAATTCATCAAAGCTGATAACGAAACCGCATTCAAG TATTTCAAGAAAGCAGCTGAACTAGGAGATCCAGTCGGGCAAAGCGGATTGGGACTAATGTATCTGAAAGGACTTGGTGTTCCAAAAGATCCACTCAAGGCTCTAAACTACTTCACGCAAGCCGCGGATCAGGGCTGGGTTGATGGTCAACTTCAATTGGGCAACATGTACTTCA ctGGCAATGGTGTGAAAACTGACTACAAATTGGCACTTAAATACTTCAACTTGGCTTCACAATCTGGCCACGTATTGGCTTACTACAATTTGGGTATAATGCATACCTACGGCATTGGAATGTTGAGATCATGTCCAGCGGCCGTggaattcttcaaaaatgttgccGAACGTGGTAGATGGAGTACAAACATGATGCTTGCGTATAATGATTACAAAAGTTATTTCACTGACAAAGCGTATATGCAATATGCATTGCTGGCAGAGCTGGGCTACGAGGTTGCCCAAAGCAATGCAGCTTTTCTTTTGGATCGCGGCGACGTCAGCATTTTCCATGATCGACATGAGGAGCTTATACGTGCGTTTTATTATTGGAAAAGAGCGGCCGGACAAGGATACTCAGCTGCACAAGTGAAGCTGGGCGATTATTACTATTATGGCTGGGGAACGAACATAGACTTCGAAACGGCGGCTTCTCTATACAG AAAAGCGTCTGAACAGCAGTATAATGCACAGGCAATGTTCAATCTTGGCTATATGCACGAACAAGGGCTGGGTATGAAAAAAGACTGGCATCTGGCGAAGCGCCTCTACGACCTTGCTGCTGAAACGAATGCAGATGCGAAAGTACCGGTAGCCATAGCACTTCTTAAACTGCAAATGCTTGCAAAAGTTGAAGCCATTAAACAG TCGCCTTACAAATTCATCTTCTACATGGACGAAAATATTGCCGCCAACTGGGACTTGTACATGATCACGATATTGACACTGTTGCTAGGATTTATTATGTACACTAGACGTCCGTATCAGGATCAACAACCGGCTGATCAGCACCAGCAGGAGCAAGTAAACCCTGAAGCGGAGCAGCAACAgccacagcagcaacaacagcagccggAGTGA